In the genome of bacterium, the window GAGAGCCGGACCCTGAAGGCGGTCTTCCCCTATCCACCCAAGCCGAACTTCCCGAAGATCAAACTGGATTTCGAGGTGCGGGCCAGCCTGAACGTCCAGGCCGATTTCCGCCCGGCCAATATGCCCATGAAGGAAAGGGTCGAGCTGGAAGTGACCTTGGAAACCGCCAAGGAGAACGGGCCCGGCGTTTTCGTGGGCGACCTGGTCATCTATTGGGGCAACGAATAGGCCCGACAACGGGGCGGGTGGGAAAGTGCCTGGATCCCCTTTAATCCTTTAAGTTTTCCCTTTTGAGGCCGTTAGAATAGGCAACTTTCAAAAGGGAAGACCCATGTTTCCGTTCCGACGCCCATCCACGCCCCTTCTATTGCTTCTATTCGTCTTTCCGACCCTGGCCTTGGCCCAGACCGCCACTCCGACCCGGACCCCCACCAATACCCGCACCGACACCGCCACCCGCACCCCCACCAATACCGCGACGGACACCCGCACTTCGACCGTTAGCTCTACTCCGACCAATACGCTTACCCCGAACCTGACCCTGACACCTCCTTGCGGAGGTTCCGCGGGTTCCTTCGGGGTGACGACCGCGGCCTTCCTTGGATCGGGTTCTTTTTCCATGCGTGCCAGCCTGATCTCGGTCAATAAGGCCGTCACGGTCTATAGTCTTTGGCTTTATAACGGGAACGTAAATCCCCAGGTGGTCACCGGGATCTATAACGGGACCGCGGGGAACATCGGTAGTTTGATCGTCCAGTCCGCCGCGCAAACCTTGGGCTTCGGGTGGAACGGATTCCCGATCAATCCTCCCCAGTATTTGACCCCAGGGACCTATTGGCTGGCGGACGCCTATCTTGGCGGTGCTCCGGTCGTTTATGACACGTCCACGGTCGGGGTGAGCGTAGTGGCCTATACTTCCGCAGCGATAACATTCCCGACCCTTCCGTCGGCGATGCCCCTTCCCGGTTATGACGCCAACGCCGACTCCATTTACGCCGTATACTGCCTTGCCCCCACCTCGACCCCGACGATCACGAATACGCCGACCTCCACCTTCACCCCAACGTCCTCTCCAACCCCCACCTCGACCCTGACCGCGACCAATACCGGGACCATCTTCACTTCCACCCCGACGGATACGATCACTTTTACTCCCACTCGAACATCTACCGTGACCAACAGCCCGAGCCCCACCTCGTCGCCGACCATTTCTCCGACACCAGACCTAAGCCTTACCCCTGATTGCGGTGGGGCAGCCCTGTCCTTCGGCGATTCCAATACTGTCGGAGGCCCTGTGACCGCCCTTTCGGCGGCGGCCATCCGGGCATGCCGTTACACCCTGCCTCAGGATGGCATGGTGGAGACCATGTCGGTTTATCTGCCGTCTTCCGACTCCGGAAAGTACTATTTGGAAACGGCGATCTATTCGAACACCGGGGGCAATACCATCGGGAACCTCCTATCTCAATCCACCACCTATGTTTCGGCGGCGGGATGGAACCTCTTGAAGGTCCCCGATGCCCCGGTGACCGCCGGGGACTATTGGTTGGCCTATCTCTATTCGGGTCCTGTCAGCAGTTTTGCCCTTGTCTACCAACCCACACCCACTAGCGCCAACTCATTCGTTTTCATACCGGCCGGATCTTTCCTTTTCCCGGCGACAGGATCCAGTTATCCAGCGAGCCAATACGCTACCAGTTGGCACGAACCCATCGTGGCCAATTACTGCCCCGGGACCTTTGCCACCTTCACGCCGACCGGGACCCCCACGCAAACGGGGACCCAGTCCCCGACCCTCAGTCCGACCGCCACCCACACCTACACGGAGACCGGTACCCCGACCTTGACGGCGACCCAGACCCCTTCCGGGACCCCCACCGGGACGGGTACCCCGACCCCGACTTGGACCATCACCCAAACCCCCACGGCCACGAACAGCCCCACGGATTCGCCGACGGGGACCTTTTCCTTCACTCCGTCCATGACGGGCACCGCCACCGGGACCCCGACGGCATCCCCCACCGCGACGTCCTCGACCACCCCCACCCCCAGCCAGACGCCAACGGCGTCCCCCACCCCGACTGTAACGGGAACATCCACCCCGACCCCGACCGTGACCGATACGCCCAACCTGACCTGGTCGCCCACCTCGACCCCGACGGTCACCCCGACCTGGACACCCACTGCCACGGGCACATCCACTTTGACGCCGACACCCAGCCCAACCCCGACGGATAGTCCGACCTTGACCTTGAGTTCCACAAGGACCCACACCCCGACCACTTCGATGACACCTACGGCGTCCTTCACCGGGACGTCTTCGGATACGCCGTCCTTCACGGGAACCCCCAGTTGGAGCCCGACACCCACGTGGTCCAGTACCCCCAACCCTACGGATACTTGGACACCCACCCCCGGGGCCGGGCTGGTCAAAAGCGTTTCCGAGGTGATCGCCCAGCCCAACGATACCCTTACCTATACATTGTCCGTGAACGTCGTTGGGGGTCCCGCCTTCAACCTTTCCATCACCGATGTCCTGCCGGCGGGGCTGGAACTGGCGGGGTTCGGGATCGCGCCGCCGGGCGGGGTCACATCCTGGAATCCGTCCACCCGGACGATCGGCTGGACATTCCCGGTCCTGAATCCAGGCTCCTATTTGATCACCTATCAGGCCACGGTCGACGCCGGGGACCTCCCCGGTCAGGTCCTGACCAACAACGCCCAAATGGACTACGCCGGCGCGCCGGCGCTTGTGACCAGTTCGGTCAATGTCGTTTTGGCGGCCACCCGCCCTGTTTTTTATCCCAACCCCGTCCGGGACCAGGGTCCGACCACACTTCAGGTCATCCTGGCCCAACCCCAATCGTCCCTGGAGGTGAAGGTCTTCACGACCTCTTTTAGGAAGGTCTATGGGGACAAGGTGCAGAACCTGCCGGCCGGGGTCTTCCAATACGCCTTGGATCCCACGCGGTTCGAGGGTGGGACCGCCGCCAACGGTCTTTATTATGTTCTCGTGACAACCCCTTCCAATCGATGGATGCTCAAGCTATTAATAACCCGGTAATGTCACCTTCGGCCGGCTTCCGGCGTATCCCAGGGGGAAGGACGTTCTAAAGGAGAGGATCATGGAAAAAGCCACTTTCGGAGCGGGCTGTTTTTGGGGCGTGGAGGAGACCTTCCGGCGCACGAAGGGTGTGGTGAACACCGCGGTGGGCTACGAGGGCGGCCTCACCAACAATCCCACCTATAAGGATGTCTGCACGGACCGCACGGGTCATGCCGAAGTGGTTCAGGTGGAGTTCGATCCCAAGCAGGTCTCCTATGACCAGCTCTTGGACATCTTCTGGCACAGCCACAACCCCACCACGCTGAACCGCCAGGGGCCCGACGTCGGCACCCAGTACCGGTC includes:
- the msrA gene encoding peptide-methionine (S)-S-oxide reductase MsrA, whose product is MEKATFGAGCFWGVEETFRRTKGVVNTAVGYEGGLTNNPTYKDVCTDRTGHAEVVQVEFDPKQVSYDQLLDIFWHSHNPTTLNRQGPDVGTQYRSVIFFHSPEQEKKALASKEKAQKKDYKSPIVTQIVPATIFWKAEDYHQQYLAKRGLDNCHL